The sequence CTTCTAAAATCCCGAGTTTAAGTTGCAGACTTGCAAGTTTTCTCTCATTTGTAAGGCTTTTACAGtaatttttactgtttgttagTGGTTATTATGTGTCTAACTTCATAGACTTTCGGGTGAAATCCAAGTTAAACAAGCAGAAACTCTTTAAACAATACTTTAAGTGTGGGCAGGGTGGAAAGAGGAACAATGCAAGGAATTTCCCCCAGTTTCCTCAAGAGTCCCCCCCCATAGAGGCGCAGTATGAGTAAACCTGAGTCTAAGCAATCACTGGGAACAAAAACAATGCTGCACTCTAGAGGTGCAAACTGAAAGAGCCGTGTGTCAGACGTTCAAAGAAAAAATAGATAATCAGCTGCTGAAAAATCAGTATTTATTCATAATTGCATATTCAGACTACAAATCCACACACAGGAGTCCACACAAAATTGATTATTGCCCAGTCTGGAACGATAGGGAAgtacaaaaagaggaaaagagagctGCAACAGATGACACTGGAGGTAGTTTGcttttcaaatgaaacacacacacatacatacatacacacaaagaaagaaagaagggtAGAATAATGTTCAGATTAATAAATCCAGGTCTCAAGTTTTATCAGTGTTTCTGAAAGTTTCTGTCAACCGTGTGATTGCTTTTACCTCTGCAAACTTTTAAACCAGTTTAACACTCTTTAACACTTGATACTGTACCTTGTGTTGGGCGATATGTCACTATATACATGACACAATAGACATTTGTCAGCCATATTATAACTGGATTTTTTCACACtgtgtttaattatttgtattAGGACGTGTCTGCAAATCTTTAAGGCAATAATGAGTTGACAGGACTGTTGAATCAATGTGATGAAATACCTTAATTTGCCAGAAGCAGATATTCCCGTCAGGTTATTTTTTTATCTATAAACTGTTTCTCAGCTGTTAGATATGAACTGTGTCTTGAGTTTACAGAAAATTGACTAAATCACAACATCACTTCATATATCAAATATCACACTATATTGATATCACGATATAAAACTACAACAGAACATTTTGACCCCATAAACCAGCCTTAACTGTACCATGctttccttttcatttcaatgtcacggtcagtgtttctgtccatttctctgtaacaataataataataagaataataataattattattattcttattataataattataataataataataggcaCCTGTTGTATACTCAGCCATCCAGTTGGGAACCCCGTCTCTGACCCGCACAATGTTTCCCTCCAGTAACATGAGGAATGATTCCTGTGGTTTAAAGCTTGCAAGCATTCACGATGTCAGACAAGTCATTAAtacaaaattattaataatgagAGTAATTTtcacactgaataaataatgtTGAGAGAAAGTGTTGAGCTACAGTTGTATAACAGGCAGATTTTGTTAGGTCACGGTAAGAAAAAATGAGCATTTACCAAACTAGCATGTAATTAAGGTGATGTGATGTGAGGCATCcgagtttgttttcttttcagacaGTATAAAAAGATCattctggctctctctctctctctcatagagggttaaaaataaaaaaaggcttTGGGATTTTTAAAGCTTAATGTACTTTTGCTGGCTTTCAAAGAATGCAGGTCTCATCATATTAAACAGAGATCATGCTTATTTGTGCCCTTATTTAAAACCAAAAAAGTTGATTTTACTAGGAAGTTGTCAAGATATACATTAGTGTACTTACAGATTATTAAGTACATTTCAACCAAGACACTAATGACAAAACAATGACACGCTGCCAAAGGAAACACATTTTCCCCCAAATATATCATTATGACATAAGAAGAGTCAGTAAAAGTAACATGctgaaaaatgttctttaaaaaaaaaaaaaaaaaatccagattaACCCTTTAAATCTTTTGGTCAGTGAACCTCGTTAGTGTTGTGTGTGATCATGTGTCTGCGCAGGTTGCTCGGGTTGTTGAAGCTGGCGGTGCACTGAGAGCAAGTGTACGGCTTCTCTCCGGAGTGAGTCCTCAGGTGGATCTTCAGGCTGCCGTTCTGCGTGAAGCGCTTCCCGCACTGCGGGCAGGCGTACGGCTTCTCCCCGGTGTGAATGCGCATGTGGATGCTCAGCGTGGTCTTGTTGACGAACGATTTGCCGCACAAAGAGCAAGGAACAGGCGACTCTCCGGTATGACTCGCCCGGTGCACAATCAGGTCTTCGCGGGTGACAAACCGCTCGCCGCAGAAACTGCAGTCCAGGGATTTGTTGATGGCGTGAGGGAAGACGGAGCTCTGCTGCTGGGAGAACTGGCTGACGTGACTGGGATGGCCTCCTTTACCGTCGGCTCctattgatgtttttattgcagGACTCAATGACGGTACGCTGATTTGAGTGGAATGATTCTGGCTGTTTCTAACCAGTCCGACACTGTTATCGTGCATCCCCCTCATCGGGGGTCTGTCGTTGGCACCAGAGGTGAAATTTAGGAGACTGTCGTGGGTGACGGAGTGGTCAGGAGACAGAGAGCTGAAAGCCTGCAGTTCAGAGACAGTGAAGAGGGTGTCGCTCTCCTCCTGTAGGGGCCCTTCCCCTCGGCCGTGAACGCTCACGATTCTCAGCTCTGCGTTATCGTTTGTCAGGCAGGAGGAACCAGCAGGCTCTAAACTCTGAGTCCCAGCAGCAACACCACCCTGCGTACTGTGATTTCTGAAGTCATCCTGacctgaaatgacaaaaaacattttgaatcaaGGCCTATATGcataaaacatcagattttgACTCACAACTCCAAAAAAATCTTGTGAAAAAGGGCACCATTTATATACAGAAGCTAAAGGTAACTTTGTACAAAGTGTAAGTGTGATTGTCAAGTGCTCACTAAAAATAACAGCACAGTAATGTCGATCCAACATGCCCTCTGCCCCTCAGGCACTGAATCAGCCTATGTGTCATGGATGAATCATGCCATTAATCATTATTTAATGCACTCTGTTGTAATTAAACCGTCTGAAagtcttattatttattactcaTCGATATCTAAGATGACAACATGTTGAAGCTTGTATAATCACATGTTTACATATAGAAATGATTACATTGACAACACCAGATATGTAATTTGAgatattattcatttataaaaaatcaaataaggacggattttaagttttaagtgATAATGATCTTTAGAGCTACAACGATTCATCGATTAgtcgatggacagaaaattaatctgtaacattttgataattgtttaatCATTTTAGGTGAAAGTGCAGAAAAATtagctggttgcagcttcttaaatatgatgatttaatgcttttctttgtcatacatgaaagtaaactgaatattttgggggttttgactgttgatcagacaaagacatttaaagacacaaCCTTTGACTCTGCGGCGCTCATTTGTCtcatattttctgacattttctagtCCGAGCGATTAATCGaataaataatctgcagattaatcgataatgacaataattgttagttgcagccctttatatacagtctatagttgcagccctgatgaTCTGTCCTGTCAAAATGCAAAGTTTTTGCATGcagattaaataaatgtttagttGTTTCTGATTTTTCAGGAAGAGAGAGTGCAGGCTTCTCAGGCAGAATAAATGCCATTTCTTGTTTTGAATCCAACTATTTGAGCTGTGAAGGacactaataaataaataaatgcatttttttattctaatcTAATATTTTATAGTGTATTTTCTGCTAATATGTGTTTCttcattattttgtcaataaatctcctgaaaagaccaaaaccaagaCAGACTTAGTCCCACTAACAGGTATTATCTGATATCATATTGATATCGCTTATAGCTATGAGCCATAGAAATCTACTGATATACAAAACctagaaaaacaaattaacactCTGGTTGACAAATTTgtttattacaaaaaacataGCTTGTTATATCAGCCTGGATCTAGTCAAATTAAGTCAGCAGCCTCTGAGCCATTCTCAGCTGATTTGCATTTTGGAAGCATAGACTTGTTGTAGTGTGATTAGTGGTCTAACCAGTTCCTGCGGCTCAcagataacattaataaaaacatcctACTAACCTACAACTGGCCCACAGCCTCCAATGTCATCTTCATCTTTGATCAGGATGACATCTGGGGTGTCCACATCTGCACACTaacaaaaaagaataaacacacatgagCGAACaaaacttttcattcatttgataCTGAGAGTAAATGTATGAGCTGCATTTACCTCCACTGTCGTGGCAGGAGAGGAAGTCTTGTTCTCTGACTGCAGAGTAATGGGAGCAGCTTCTCTGATCGCCTTCTGAGCGACTGGTGGCTTTATGACAACTAGAGGAAagcaaaagacaaaatgtaactTATGGTAATAGATAAACACCAGGAGTGAGGAGGTGTGTGATATCACTGTCCACAACAACAGAATTAAACAAGTTCattaaatgcacaaaaacaactaaatacaaGTGAGATTTTCAACATTGTTAGAAATAAATCTCTTGTGCATGACACGAGGAGGCATCTTCATGGTCCAGCGGTCTGAGGTATAACATCCCCAGTTCGATGAGGATGTTCATCTCATTTCATCCCCCCAGTGTTTCCCAtacattgatttatttgtgaCAGCCCACCACAATATCAACATTGACTGCCACATATTGATTTTCTATtctttttactatttaaaatgGGTAAAATCTTACTTCATGGTAGAGCTGCTCGCAGCGCATTGATTCTCTCAGCCCCTCtatgcccctctctctcttgttctctctctcacaaacacattgaCTACAGACCCATCTGTGAGTACCCCTCCTCTCCGTGCACACTCTGAATCAAAACATTGTTGGAGGAAGGATTGTTGTTGGCTTCAATCTGGAGTTCACAAATGGTTTGTATCATGAACATGTGATGCATTCAGGTTAACTCTGATAAGTTAGTCTCTCTATGTTCTTAACACAACACTGTCAGTGTCAGAGACCCAACTCTTCGAATAAGTTATTAGCAAGCATGTAAGGAGCTTCGCTTGTAAGGATAGCTATAAGTTAATGTTAGAATACAATGACTTTAGTCCATTGTTGTTATAGATATCTCAGAGGGTGTGAACACCACAGTTTTGCCAGTTTCTCTAACTTacaacataattaaaataagGGGAACGCTGCCAAGCTGAGGGCGGTCAGTGTATGTCACCCAGAAACTGAAGTCTCAACTAGCGATCgacattttctcacattttatagaccaaacgactaatcgattcattgtgacaataattaacaaattaattgataatgaaaataattgttattttgcAATTGAAAattccacaaacacaaaatatctgTGCTTACAGATGTTTCAAATgagcattttaaaaagtcagaaagtcTGTTATTAGCTTTTCCCAACTGCAGTAAACGTTAGTCTCTCTATTTGATCAACTTATTGATCACCTCCAGGTCATAAACCATGACATCGTGACGTATGTGTCACGTGATAAGGAGCAGCTGTGATTTTAAACCAGTTTATTAATTATTCAGCAAATATGCTATATGCATTGCAAAAGAAATGTTGTAATACACTGTAACAGAAATAGAAAGCAAACAATTAGTAGTTGAATTATAGAAAAGTGCGTGTTCAGCTGTTAATTgggctgcaggaggaggaggaggaggagggcgtcAACGTTACTTCTTACTTGAAGTATTTTCAAGTGTGAAAGTAAATCGTTACCTTGTGATTTCGCCCGCGGTTTGGGTATGTTGGCTCTAATCGGAGAAAAGCGGCTCGCCGGCCGGTTGCTCCTCGTCTGCAGCCGGAGGGAGAAGAGCTCACTCCTCATCaccttcatcctcatcctcaggGCTTCGTTTTCCTTCAGGCTCTGGGTTAAATGCAGACGCAGGGACGCCGAGCTCTCCGAGAACAGCTGACTGATTTCCGTCACCGCCGCTTTCACCAGCACATCCATGATGGACAGAAGCTGTGACTCCAGGTTCAGGCTGCCCGGCGGCATGTTTGTAGACATGTTTCACTCCGCTGCCGCCGATTATTGCGTTGGAAAAAAGCGCGACACAGTCGTTGGGTTAGCTTACAAAAGGGGCAACACAGTGGCCTTTCCGGTAGCATGACGCTGATTACCGTAAAACTTAGAGAGCAGAGCGTTGTGGTTTGAGGTTTTCTGGTTCACAGATTCTTACTGTTTCTTTACGGTGAgtgttgatgttttattttatatcagggctgcagctaactATTAGTTTCATTATCGATGAATCTGTAGATTATGTttgtcgattaattgattagttacTTGGTGCATAAACtgtcaggaaatggtgaaaaatgtcgatcacttcccaaagcccaaagatGACttcctcaaatatcttgttttgtcacaGCAGTCCACAACCAAATACAGTCAGACCAGTCTCCACTTTGAAAAAACACGGTACAACTACCCCCCACGTTGTTTTACGGGACGTGTATGTACTAGGCATTACGGTAATAGCGTGAAAGAACTGATGTCAAAATAGAAGCGACGtgatttcacattcattcattcattcaatcaatcattcagtcattcattcattcattcattcagtcagtcagtcagtcagtcagtcagttaatcagtcattcattcattcattcagttagtcattcattcattcagtcagtcaataatgaatgaataaataactaagtaaaaatacataaacaaccaaataaaacaaaattaatacatattaaataataataataaaaaaaataactaccTCCTTCAAActatatttcacagaaaaatcaaggctttgtcattttaattgtGTGAATAATTAGTTGAATTTAATAGTAAAGAATACATCTCCAAAGGCCAATCTGACTTCACAATGACAGCAGACCTCAGACTGTCACTGAGAAACGGTTTCACTTCAGAATAACAGCAGACGACCTCAGAGTGTCACTCAGACAGTATTAGGAGCCACAAGCCAATAATCAATAGTAACCCAACAGATATTAGAAGTAGATTAAATGTAGAtcttacattttttcttaactGACTTTCAAGTGatctaaataaaaaatgtacgGCTAGTTTCCTCCTGTGTTTACACACGTAAATTAAAATTTCATCAGAAATcactttaaacttttttatgtttaatggtAACGTTGAATGTATATTTAGTTAGTCTATGTATTAAAATTTCATCATTTGGGAGAAAAAGCAGGTTCCATTATTTAGCCTTCAGATTGTGCCATGAACAACATTAACAACAGCTTTATTATTTACATGctataaagaaaaagaataagagCATCTAAAATTCTTCAAAATCTTTTAAGCCAAATTCGGCACAAATAAAGTAACTTATAATTTATTTGAATTACactttatatgtcttaataaaGTATAActtatatactatactatactctGTATAAAATATACTAAAGTGTATTTGAATCAgttctaatctaatctaatttaacccttacatactgttcaggtcaaatGTAATCAATTTGTTCCtttttgagagcagtaaaaacaccctcAATTTTTTTTAGtctgaaattttatgacttttatataattttattccTAAAGTGACCctgaatatacaaaaatggatttttttgtacatactgtagaGGGTTTCCTGGGTTAAAAATGATCCATATTTATTCCACAATTCAAAAATCACCATTCAAAAATTGTTGCATTCCTCACATCCAGTAATTTCACTCAAATGATGTtatattctcctgttttaggtAACAAATGACCATAGTATAGTgtgatttttctatttttttcttcatgaacAAATATcataaaacctaaagaatacactctctctgctctctcaaTCAGCTTAATTGAATATTAATCACCCATTCATTAATAACcgaggtatttatgaatgacaaatagatttgtggttcagaagtttGGTTTAGGGACTAATTAAGAGGGGACACTGTGTAGGGTCAGGATATGAATAAAGGGTTAATGAATATACCTCTCTTGTGGTGGTGgtcattatatatatactgtatacatacgTTCCACCACATTGTTGTCATAATTTATTAGTTTTAATTGTCACACAAACAACTTTTCAATtcagaaatgtgtcatttaatgcaacattttctaggaatacatacaataaatgaaagaactgaacatttctactttttgtgctcaaaaacaaacatatgcaacaacacagcagtgaatgaaaaataaaatacagcacaGTAGACACGACACAGCGGACTATAACATCACATTAACAGCATTTGATTGGAGCCGACCTGATGCACCTCTTTCCTGTGTCAGTATCAATCCAACACCAAGCTAAGACTTACTCAATGTCGTACCTCATCAACaatattttggtcttttcagtctttttgtttgctgtcaGCACTTTTCTAAGATTCTGCTCCGACTAAcactcctccttcttcctccatcTCACAGCTCTTTGGTGCACCTTTCTCTTCGCcagcctcctctccctccttctcctctttgcTCTCCAGCTCCCCGTCCTCAGCAGGCTCTTCCTCGCCCTTGTCCGTCGAGAGCTCCCCGGCTGCAtcttctcctttctcttctccttccttaTCAGCcttgtctttctcctctttttctttgtccttcctctctttctctattttgGAGAGGCTGTGACAGAGGGACTGGACAtaggtgaacacacacatgggGTCCGGGTTGTTACCCATCATGATCATGTCAGACACCTCCAGCAGAGGGCAACAGTCAGCCAGGGACCTgtgggggagaggagggggggaatagaggagaggagaggagaggagaggagcagaaagGAAAGGAGCTgattatttgcacattttttggTGGAGTGGACGTATACATCGCTAATCACTACCATTATTAGCTAATTTTGTTGCCCTCTCATGCAGATCGGCCCcttgtaaaaatacagtttttagagctttttatttttgttacagtAGGTCAGTTTGTAGCTGTTTTGGAGCTTTAAATTATACCACATGGTCTTCACTAGCAGCTGGAGTTTGCTCATTAGTGAAGGAAATGtagatgttttttaaactaaacTTTTCACTTTGAGGACCTCCTGTCCATGTTGTcttaaaagatgaaaacagtTGTAGGGTATTGGTGTCATAAACATGTcacaacattcaacatttacACTGTTTCTCATAAAAGCCCCAGTGGACCAGTTTATGCTTTACTTGGGGTGAGATTCAGCAGTCAACAGTCCCACAGAAACCTTTGGTGTCTGGTAGTATTATGTCTGTCTGGGCATATTGAAactgctttgtgtgttttggaggaCTTAATAGGAACTTTGAAGCAGTAGTGTTCAATTAACAGGTTAATCTGGCTATGATAGGAACTATTTACACtcagagagcaagagaaacaACAAGAGATAATTACAAAGCTCTTACTCTGCTTTTTCGAAGGCCAGAGTGAagtttttctccctctctttagGACTCAGGGAATTGTAGTCAAAAGCATCGGGAAAGAAACGGTGGATCAGAGCGCAGAATGCCATCCCATCACACCAGGACGATGAGAAGTTTTCTATGTTGACGCCCTGAAAGATGAAGGTGACAAGACGATGTCATCtgaagagacacaaatacactgaGGCCcgtttgctgtgtgttgatcTCACCTCGTAGTTGCGAGTTTTGCTGCGACACCACTGAAGCATCTTCTGTTTGATTGAAGCG comes from Thunnus maccoyii chromosome 8, fThuMac1.1, whole genome shotgun sequence and encodes:
- the LOC121901815 gene encoding myeloid zinc finger 1-like, whose protein sequence is MSTNMPPGSLNLESQLLSIMDVLVKAAVTEISQLFSESSASLRLHLTQSLKENEALRMRMKVMRSELFSLRLQTRSNRPASRFSPIRANIPKPRAKSQVVIKPPVAQKAIREAAPITLQSENKTSSPATTVECADVDTPDVILIKDEDDIGGCGPVVGQDDFRNHSTQGGVAAGTQSLEPAGSSCLTNDNAELRIVSVHGRGEGPLQEESDTLFTVSELQAFSSLSPDHSVTHDSLLNFTSGANDRPPMRGMHDNSVGLVRNSQNHSTQISVPSLSPAIKTSIGADGKGGHPSHVSQFSQQQSSVFPHAINKSLDCSFCGERFVTREDLIVHRASHTGESPVPCSLCGKSFVNKTTLSIHMRIHTGEKPYACPQCGKRFTQNGSLKIHLRTHSGEKPYTCSQCTASFNNPSNLRRHMITHNTNEVH